One window from the genome of Oceanisphaera sp. IT1-181 encodes:
- the murJ gene encoding murein biosynthesis integral membrane protein MurJ, protein MTLISRVLGLVRDVVIANLLGAGASADVFFFANRIPNFLRRLFAEGAFNQAFIPVMTEYKQTRSFKDTQDLIAAVSGTLGMIVTVVTLIGMVGSGIVTAIFGIGWFLEWMNDGPEAYKFELASVLLKVTFPYLWFICFTAMSGAILNTFGKFAVSSFTPVFLNLAMIGAALWISPKMAQPEMGLAIGVFLGGLIQFLFQFPFLRRIHMLVRPRWAWHHPGVVKIRTLMIPALFGVSVSQVNLLFDTMLASFLATGSISYLYYSDRLLEFPLGLFGIAIATVILPALSSRHVEQSKEGFAATMDWGVRMVLLMGFPAMLGLIVLSEPMLRVLFMRGEFGVVEVTAASKSLIAYGVGLQAFMLIKVLAPGYYARQDTKTPVRFGIIAMVANMVMNGILIFPMGYVGLALATALSGILNAGLLAWGLSKRGIYHPSRKTLWFAGKVALASTAMAALLVWLSPPLSTWAQWGMLSSAGHLLAYIGAGAVCYGALLVLTGVRLSHFKSL, encoded by the coding sequence ATGACACTGATTTCTCGGGTGTTAGGCTTGGTGCGAGACGTAGTGATCGCTAACTTGTTAGGCGCTGGTGCGTCTGCAGATGTGTTCTTTTTTGCCAACCGTATTCCCAACTTTTTACGTCGTCTATTCGCCGAAGGTGCCTTCAATCAGGCCTTTATTCCGGTGATGACAGAATACAAACAAACTCGCAGTTTTAAGGATACGCAGGACCTAATTGCCGCCGTTTCCGGCACCCTTGGCATGATAGTGACGGTGGTGACCTTAATTGGCATGGTCGGTTCTGGCATTGTGACCGCCATATTTGGCATCGGCTGGTTTTTAGAATGGATGAATGATGGGCCTGAAGCTTATAAATTTGAGCTGGCCTCAGTACTGCTAAAAGTGACCTTTCCCTACCTGTGGTTTATCTGTTTTACCGCCATGTCTGGGGCGATTTTAAATACCTTTGGCAAGTTTGCGGTGTCGTCTTTTACGCCGGTGTTTCTGAATCTGGCCATGATTGGTGCCGCACTCTGGATATCGCCCAAGATGGCGCAACCAGAAATGGGCTTGGCCATAGGGGTGTTTCTCGGTGGCTTGATACAATTTTTGTTTCAGTTTCCGTTTTTGCGCCGCATCCACATGCTGGTGCGCCCCCGCTGGGCTTGGCATCATCCGGGAGTGGTAAAAATCCGCACCCTGATGATCCCCGCCTTGTTCGGAGTGTCGGTCAGCCAAGTAAACCTGTTGTTTGATACCATGCTGGCGTCCTTTCTCGCCACCGGCTCCATTAGTTATTTGTATTATTCGGATCGCTTGTTGGAATTTCCACTAGGCCTATTTGGCATTGCCATTGCCACTGTGATTTTACCGGCCTTATCCAGCCGCCATGTGGAGCAGTCTAAAGAGGGCTTTGCCGCCACCATGGACTGGGGCGTGCGCATGGTGTTGCTGATGGGCTTTCCGGCCATGTTAGGCCTGATTGTATTAAGCGAGCCCATGCTGCGGGTACTGTTTATGCGCGGTGAGTTTGGGGTGGTGGAAGTGACGGCGGCCAGTAAGAGCTTGATTGCCTATGGCGTGGGCCTGCAAGCCTTTATGCTGATCAAGGTGTTGGCGCCGGGTTACTATGCCCGCCAAGACACCAAGACCCCGGTGCGCTTTGGTATTATTGCTATGGTGGCCAATATGGTGATGAACGGTATCCTGATTTTCCCTATGGGCTACGTGGGCTTAGCCTTGGCTACCGCACTGTCTGGCATCTTGAACGCGGGCTTGCTGGCATGGGGCTTGAGTAAGCGTGGTATTTACCATCCGAGCCGTAAAACCCTGTGGTTTGCCGGTAAAGTTGCCCTAGCAAGTACGGCAATGGCTGCGCTATTAGTCTGGTTATCGCCGCCGCTTAGCACGTGGGCACAGTGGGGCATGCTGAGCAGTGCTGGGCATCTGCTGGCCTATATTGGAGCGGGTGCTGTGTGTTACGGTGCCTTACTGGTGCTCACTGGTGTGCGCTTGTCGCATTTTAAAAGCCTATAG
- the ribF gene encoding bifunctional riboflavin kinase/FAD synthetase, translating to MELIRGIPNIKPWHKGCVLTIGNFDGVHLGHQAVLRRLIEQARRLQVPACVMVFEPQPRELFSGGQAPARLTRLREKYQQLARLGIDRLLCVRFNTEFAAQSPDHFIRDLLVDKLGVRFLVVGDDFRFGQYRNGDFELLTRAGAAFNFDVVSTQSWRRNSQRVSSTLIREALGNDKLADATEMLGRPYSLCGRVAHGAKLGRTIGFPTANVALKRQVSPVSGVYAVELWLEGKPYAGVANIGNKPTVNGSQALLEVHLFDFSGDIYGKQVEVELRKKLRSEQKFASFALLKEQIQRDAVAARHWFGLTASEPNGM from the coding sequence ATGGAGCTTATACGCGGCATTCCCAACATCAAACCCTGGCATAAGGGTTGTGTGCTCACCATAGGTAACTTTGATGGGGTGCATTTAGGGCATCAAGCCGTGCTGCGACGCTTAATTGAGCAAGCGCGCCGCTTACAAGTGCCGGCGTGCGTGATGGTGTTTGAACCTCAACCCAGAGAGTTATTTAGTGGTGGTCAGGCACCGGCACGACTTACCCGCTTGCGTGAGAAATATCAGCAACTGGCACGTCTTGGCATCGACCGTTTATTGTGCGTGCGCTTTAACACTGAGTTTGCCGCCCAAAGCCCGGATCATTTTATTCGCGATTTATTAGTGGATAAACTTGGGGTGCGGTTTTTAGTAGTGGGTGACGATTTTCGCTTTGGCCAATACCGCAACGGCGACTTTGAATTACTCACCCGCGCCGGTGCCGCCTTTAATTTTGACGTGGTCAGCACTCAAAGTTGGCGCAGAAACAGCCAACGCGTGAGCAGCACGCTGATCCGTGAGGCGCTGGGTAATGACAAGCTCGCGGATGCCACCGAGATGCTGGGCCGGCCTTATAGTTTATGTGGGCGCGTGGCACACGGTGCCAAGTTGGGCCGCACCATTGGTTTCCCTACCGCTAACGTGGCATTAAAGCGCCAAGTCAGCCCAGTGTCCGGCGTGTATGCGGTTGAGCTGTGGTTGGAGGGTAAGCCTTATGCGGGTGTGGCCAATATCGGCAATAAGCCGACGGTGAATGGCAGCCAAGCCTTATTAGAAGTCCATCTGTTTGATTTTTCCGGTGATATTTACGGTAAACAGGTGGAAGTAGAGCTGCGCAAAAAATTGCGCAGTGAACAAAAATTCGCTTCCTTTGCGTTGTTAAAGGAGCAAATTCAACGCGATGCCGTTGCAGCCCGCCATTGGTTTGGGTTGACGGCATCAGAACCGAATGGAATGTAG
- the ileS gene encoding isoleucine--tRNA ligase, with protein MSDYKNTLNLPETEFPMRGNLAQREPVMLARWIEQDLYGAVRQAKAGKKPFILHDGPPYANGSIHIGHSVNKILKDIIVKSKGLQGFDSPYIPGWDCHGLPIELKVEEKIGKPGVKVTPAEFREACRAYAKTQIAAQKADFIRLGVLGDWENPYLTMDFGTEANIIRSLGKIIDNGHLHKGSKPVHWCTDCGSALAEAEVEYEDRRSPAIDVRFKAVDQDAVAALFDCPTDHFGQGAISVVIWTTTPWTLPANRAVALNSELSYALVQVEGEHPERLILAADLVTDVMDRAGISQYHNLGFCQGSALELSRFQHPFYDFSVPAILGEHVTLDAGTGVVHTAPGHGQEDFVVGQQYGLEIANPVGGNGVYLPDTELFAGQHVFKANDSVIEVLKERGALLHHQAYMHSYPHCWRHKTPIIFRATPQWFISMEQGGLREKALAEIKKVQWVPEWGQNRIQAMVENRPDWCISRQRTWGVPIALFVHKDTQALHPRATELMEEVAKRVELAGIQAWWDLDPAELLGEEAEQYEKVLDTLDVWFDSGSTHATVVDPRPEFGGHSADLYLEGSDQHRGWFMSSLMISTAMKGHAPYNQVLTHGFTVDGDGRKMSKSIGNVVSPQQVMNKLGADILRLWVAGTDYSGEMTVSDEILNRSADAYRRIRNTARFLLANLNGFDPTTDMVAPDDMVLIDRWAVGRAQAIQQEIVTAYDEYNFHLVTQKLMQFCSVEMGSFYLDVIKDRQYTAKADGLARRSCQTALFHIVEALVRWMAPIMSFTADEIWNLLPGERSQFVFTEEFYEGLFGLSADEQLNDGYWAQLLTVRQAVNKALETARKEKVIGGALESEITLFVDESLATILGRLGSELRFVLLTSSVTVKPLPEAVNAQDTELEGLKITVAKSEAQKCGRCWHHVADVSAEHDHMCGRCVSNVSGDGETRRFA; from the coding sequence ATGAGCGACTATAAAAACACCCTGAATTTGCCCGAAACAGAATTTCCGATGCGCGGTAACCTGGCCCAACGTGAGCCGGTGATGCTGGCGCGCTGGATTGAGCAGGATCTATACGGCGCCGTGCGTCAGGCTAAAGCCGGCAAAAAGCCGTTTATCCTGCATGACGGCCCTCCGTACGCCAATGGCAGCATTCATATTGGTCACTCGGTAAACAAAATTCTGAAAGACATTATCGTTAAGTCTAAAGGCTTGCAGGGCTTCGACTCACCCTACATTCCCGGTTGGGACTGCCACGGTCTGCCGATTGAGCTCAAAGTAGAAGAAAAAATTGGTAAGCCCGGCGTTAAAGTGACGCCCGCAGAGTTTCGTGAAGCCTGCCGTGCTTATGCTAAAACCCAAATTGCCGCGCAAAAAGCCGATTTTATTCGTTTAGGCGTGCTGGGCGATTGGGAAAATCCGTATCTGACCATGGACTTTGGCACCGAAGCCAACATCATTCGCTCACTGGGCAAGATTATCGATAACGGCCATTTGCACAAAGGCTCAAAGCCGGTGCACTGGTGTACTGATTGCGGCTCTGCATTAGCGGAAGCAGAAGTTGAATACGAAGACCGTCGCTCACCGGCCATCGACGTGCGCTTTAAAGCCGTGGACCAAGACGCTGTGGCGGCACTGTTTGATTGCCCTACCGATCATTTTGGTCAAGGCGCGATTTCAGTGGTCATTTGGACCACCACGCCTTGGACGCTGCCGGCTAACCGCGCCGTGGCTTTGAACTCTGAGCTGAGCTACGCGCTGGTACAAGTAGAAGGCGAACATCCGGAGCGCTTGATCTTGGCCGCCGACTTAGTGACCGATGTCATGGATCGCGCCGGTATCAGCCAGTATCACAACTTAGGCTTCTGCCAAGGCAGTGCGCTTGAGCTGAGCCGTTTTCAGCATCCGTTCTATGACTTCTCTGTGCCTGCTATCTTAGGCGAGCACGTAACCTTAGATGCAGGTACCGGTGTCGTACATACCGCACCAGGACACGGTCAAGAAGACTTCGTGGTGGGCCAGCAGTATGGCCTAGAAATTGCCAACCCCGTGGGTGGCAATGGCGTGTATTTGCCAGACACAGAACTGTTTGCCGGTCAGCATGTATTTAAAGCCAACGATTCAGTGATAGAAGTGCTGAAAGAGCGCGGTGCACTGTTGCATCATCAAGCTTACATGCACTCTTACCCGCATTGCTGGCGCCATAAGACGCCCATTATCTTCCGTGCTACGCCCCAGTGGTTTATCAGCATGGAGCAGGGCGGCTTGCGTGAAAAAGCGCTGGCTGAGATCAAAAAAGTACAGTGGGTACCAGAATGGGGTCAAAACCGCATTCAGGCCATGGTTGAGAACCGCCCGGATTGGTGTATTTCGCGCCAGCGTACTTGGGGCGTGCCGATTGCGCTGTTTGTCCATAAAGACACTCAAGCACTGCACCCCCGTGCCACTGAGCTAATGGAAGAAGTGGCCAAGCGCGTTGAGCTGGCCGGTATTCAAGCTTGGTGGGATCTGGATCCGGCCGAGTTGCTGGGTGAAGAAGCAGAACAGTACGAAAAAGTATTGGATACCCTGGATGTGTGGTTTGACTCAGGTTCCACTCACGCTACCGTGGTTGATCCGCGTCCCGAGTTTGGCGGTCACAGTGCCGACCTGTATCTGGAAGGCTCGGATCAGCATCGCGGCTGGTTTATGTCGTCCCTGATGATCTCCACCGCCATGAAAGGCCATGCGCCTTACAACCAAGTGCTGACCCACGGTTTCACCGTAGACGGCGACGGTCGTAAGATGTCTAAGTCAATTGGCAACGTGGTTAGCCCACAGCAGGTAATGAACAAGCTGGGCGCGGATATCTTGCGCTTATGGGTGGCGGGCACGGATTATTCCGGTGAAATGACGGTGTCTGATGAAATATTAAATCGCAGTGCCGATGCTTATCGTCGTATTCGTAACACGGCGCGCTTCTTGTTAGCCAACTTAAACGGCTTTGATCCGACCACCGATATGGTTGCACCGGATGATATGGTGTTGATTGACCGTTGGGCCGTGGGGCGTGCGCAGGCGATTCAGCAAGAAATCGTCACCGCCTATGACGAATATAACTTCCACTTGGTTACCCAAAAGCTGATGCAGTTCTGCTCGGTAGAAATGGGTTCTTTCTATCTGGATGTGATCAAAGACCGTCAGTACACGGCGAAAGCCGATGGCTTAGCCCGTCGCTCTTGTCAGACAGCGCTGTTCCACATAGTGGAAGCGCTGGTGCGCTGGATGGCACCTATCATGAGCTTTACCGCTGATGAAATCTGGAACTTGTTACCGGGCGAGCGCAGTCAATTTGTGTTTACCGAAGAGTTCTACGAAGGACTATTTGGCTTAAGCGCGGACGAACAGCTCAATGATGGTTACTGGGCGCAATTGCTCACCGTGCGTCAAGCGGTAAACAAGGCCTTAGAAACAGCTCGTAAAGAGAAAGTGATTGGCGGTGCGCTTGAATCCGAAATCACGCTGTTTGTGGATGAGTCATTGGCCACCATCTTGGGTCGTTTGGGCAGTGAGCTGCGCTTTGTGCTGTTAACCTCAAGTGTAACGGTTAAGCCGTTACCGGAAGCCGTTAACGCCCAAGACACCGAGCTGGAAGGCTTGAAGATTACCGTGGCTAAGAGTGAGGCGCAGAAGTGCGGTCGTTGCTGGCACCATGTTGCTGATGTAAGCGCAGAGCATGACCATATGTGTGGTCGCTGTGTGTCTAACGTCTCCGGAGACGGCGAAACTCGCCGGTTTGCTTAA
- the lspA gene encoding signal peptidase II — MLNSGLRWWWLALVAIVLDQVSKWFTVTYLEFGYPGVQITPFFNLVHVYNPGAAFSFLADQGGWQRWFFAGLATAVTVLLSVWMAKMPKAARWLPAAYALVIGGAIGNVIDRLLLGHVVDFLDFYVNAWHWPAFNLADSFIFIGAAMIIIDSLKKDKVDE; from the coding sequence ATGTTAAATTCTGGTCTGCGCTGGTGGTGGTTGGCCCTAGTGGCCATAGTGCTCGATCAAGTGAGCAAGTGGTTCACCGTGACCTATTTAGAGTTTGGTTATCCAGGGGTGCAAATCACCCCCTTCTTTAACCTTGTTCACGTCTATAACCCAGGTGCGGCTTTTAGCTTCTTGGCGGATCAAGGCGGTTGGCAACGCTGGTTTTTTGCCGGCCTCGCCACCGCTGTTACTGTGTTATTAAGCGTGTGGATGGCTAAAATGCCCAAAGCCGCCCGCTGGCTACCCGCCGCTTATGCATTAGTGATTGGCGGCGCCATCGGTAACGTGATTGACCGACTCTTGCTGGGCCACGTGGTCGACTTTCTCGACTTTTACGTGAACGCTTGGCATTGGCCGGCCTTTAACTTGGCGGACAGCTTTATCTTTATTGGTGCCGCCATGATCATCATCGACAGTCTGAAGAAGGACAAAGTAGATGAATAA
- the fkpB gene encoding FKBP-type peptidyl-prolyl cis-trans isomerase, with amino-acid sequence MNNQIGNQSEVLFHFTLTLADGSVADSTKLQGKPAKLKMGDGSLTANFEACLLGLTAGDQHSFELGPDDAFGPVNPNNIHYMERRQFAAELDLSEGAIVAFTQPNGAEIPGIIRDVAGDSVTVDFNHPLAGQRVTFDVEILTVA; translated from the coding sequence ATGAATAACCAGATAGGAAACCAGAGTGAAGTGTTATTTCACTTTACGCTTACCTTGGCCGACGGCTCAGTGGCCGACAGCACCAAGTTGCAAGGTAAACCGGCCAAGCTGAAGATGGGCGATGGCAGCTTAACTGCCAACTTCGAAGCCTGCTTGTTGGGCTTAACAGCCGGCGATCAGCACAGCTTTGAGCTGGGCCCTGATGATGCCTTTGGGCCGGTTAACCCCAATAACATTCATTATATGGAACGCCGCCAATTTGCCGCGGAGTTGGACTTAAGTGAAGGCGCTATCGTGGCCTTCACTCAGCCCAATGGTGCCGAAATACCCGGCATTATTCGCGACGTGGCCGGCGATTCGGTGACCGTAGACTTCAACCATCCACTGGCGGGTCAACGCGTTACCTTCGACGTAGAAATACTGACCGTTGCATAA
- the ispH gene encoding 4-hydroxy-3-methylbut-2-enyl diphosphate reductase, translating into MDILLANPRGFCAGVDRAISIVESALEKFSAPIYVRHEVVHNRYVVNKLKNAGAVFVEELDQVPDDNIVIFSAHGVSKAVREEAKRRGLKVFDATCPLVTKVHMEVHRASKKGIETILIGHAGHPEVEGTMGQYESVEGGIYLVENPADVETLAVKHPDNLTFVTQTTLSVDETSDVIDALRARFPTIEGPRKDDICYATQNRQDAVRELAAKADVMLVVGSKNSSNSNRLRELSEKIGTRAYLIDCVEMIDASWLTGVERVAVTAGASAPEILVQEVINHLKTLGGNTVTEHPGREENIVFEVPAELKIKNVS; encoded by the coding sequence ATGGATATTCTACTGGCCAACCCGCGCGGCTTTTGTGCCGGCGTGGATCGCGCCATCAGCATAGTGGAAAGTGCGCTAGAGAAATTTTCCGCACCCATTTATGTGCGCCATGAAGTGGTGCATAACCGCTATGTGGTCAATAAGCTGAAAAATGCGGGCGCCGTGTTTGTGGAAGAGCTAGATCAGGTGCCAGACGATAATATCGTGATTTTTTCGGCTCATGGTGTGTCCAAAGCGGTGCGCGAAGAAGCCAAGCGCCGCGGTTTAAAGGTGTTTGATGCTACTTGCCCCTTGGTGACCAAGGTGCACATGGAAGTGCACAGAGCCAGTAAAAAAGGCATAGAAACCATACTGATTGGCCATGCGGGCCACCCAGAAGTGGAAGGCACCATGGGCCAGTATGAAAGTGTTGAGGGGGGCATCTACTTAGTAGAAAACCCAGCCGATGTAGAAACACTGGCGGTTAAACATCCGGATAACCTGACCTTCGTGACCCAAACTACGCTTAGCGTGGATGAAACCTCGGACGTAATCGATGCGCTGCGCGCGCGCTTCCCCACTATTGAAGGGCCGCGTAAAGATGATATTTGTTATGCCACGCAAAATCGCCAAGATGCGGTACGCGAGTTAGCCGCCAAGGCGGATGTGATGTTAGTGGTGGGGTCTAAAAACTCCTCTAATTCCAACCGTTTGCGCGAGCTGTCAGAAAAGATCGGCACCCGCGCTTATTTAATCGATTGTGTCGAAATGATTGATGCCAGCTGGTTAACCGGTGTGGAGCGAGTGGCGGTGACCGCCGGCGCCTCTGCACCGGAGATCTTAGTGCAAGAGGTGATTAATCATCTGAAAACCTTAGGCGGTAACACGGTTACCGAGCACCCAGGACGCGAAGAAAATATCGTGTTTGAAGTGCCCGCCGAGCTTAAAATTAAAAACGTAAGCTAA
- a CDS encoding type IV pilin protein, whose product MSRTEQVPRAAEMAGFSLVELLIVATIIAILGALAYPSLSAYLLKNQRAAAQKSLYALQLQQEEWRISHAQYATDISVLAPNLADHTHYSFSITEASSSHYQLTATVKSDSAQAQDRQGTQSCQTLTLSRSHEKTPAECWE is encoded by the coding sequence ATGAGTCGCACTGAGCAAGTACCGCGAGCAGCTGAAATGGCAGGGTTTTCGTTAGTAGAACTGCTGATTGTGGCAACCATAATCGCTATCTTGGGCGCCCTCGCCTACCCCAGCCTCTCGGCGTACTTATTAAAAAACCAACGCGCGGCAGCTCAAAAATCCTTATATGCTTTGCAGCTACAACAAGAAGAATGGCGGATCAGCCATGCGCAATACGCAACCGATATCAGCGTGCTAGCCCCAAACCTTGCGGACCACACCCACTACAGCTTTAGCATCACCGAAGCCAGCAGCAGCCATTATCAATTAACCGCCACCGTCAAATCCGATTCAGCCCAAGCGCAAGACCGCCAAGGTACGCAATCTTGCCAGACGCTAACGTTAAGCCGTAGTCATGAAAAAACACCCGCCGAGTGCTGGGAATAG
- a CDS encoding GspH/FimT family pseudopilin: MQVSQAGLTLIELLLSLMIMAILGMLALPNFQSFAQQYRVRGAGSLVYTHLQQARSEAIKRNTSITVCFSGSGTAAWQYKMLELSQAGDCDSQVIDAIEQVSGQQFLGVILTAAYPAPYLIFKPRRSALLSGNITLEQGDHHLKVITWNNSIIRTCSDSQLPGVPPC; this comes from the coding sequence ATGCAAGTGAGTCAGGCAGGACTAACGCTCATCGAGCTCTTACTGAGCTTAATGATCATGGCCATCTTAGGCATGCTGGCTCTGCCCAATTTTCAGAGCTTTGCTCAGCAATATCGTGTGCGTGGCGCCGGCAGCTTGGTGTATACGCATTTGCAGCAAGCGCGCAGTGAAGCCATTAAGCGCAACACCAGTATTACCGTTTGTTTTAGCGGCTCGGGCACTGCCGCTTGGCAATATAAAATGCTAGAGCTGAGTCAAGCGGGGGACTGCGATAGCCAAGTCATTGATGCTATTGAACAGGTGAGTGGTCAGCAGTTTCTTGGCGTGATCCTCACTGCCGCTTATCCAGCTCCCTACCTTATTTTTAAACCCAGAAGAAGCGCCTTGCTATCGGGCAATATCACCTTGGAACAGGGGGATCATCATCTTAAGGTGATCACTTGGAATAACAGCATTATTCGCACCTGCTCTGACAGCCAACTACCCGGTGTGCCGCCATGCTAA
- a CDS encoding type IV pilin translates to MLKAESGFSLLETLIAMATGLVVLATVLSLFISLLGTANTTLQLSRLNQEVHSISDVLSRDIQRAGFHPAAVTETALNQVGPSAIAKHLVFSPSEDLYPSANAAHCIRVKFWDADAPSGQQAVVRIYHFQASTGVLRVHRHVDVQSVEPLNILCGSGSQLTSSKEIRVQQLSLRLTPNSHAQGARSIELVMSAAYVKRPDLAQTLHRRVLLRNQGGG, encoded by the coding sequence ATGCTAAAAGCGGAGTCAGGATTTTCATTACTCGAAACCTTAATAGCCATGGCAACCGGCTTGGTGGTATTGGCGACTGTGCTGTCCTTATTTATCAGCTTATTGGGCACGGCCAATACCACCTTGCAGTTGTCTCGACTGAATCAAGAAGTACACAGCATCAGTGACGTGCTGAGCCGAGATATTCAGCGGGCTGGCTTTCATCCTGCCGCCGTGACGGAGACGGCGTTGAATCAGGTGGGCCCAAGTGCTATCGCCAAGCACTTGGTGTTTTCTCCGAGTGAAGACTTATATCCTTCCGCTAATGCGGCCCACTGCATTCGCGTTAAATTTTGGGACGCCGATGCGCCTTCGGGTCAACAAGCAGTGGTGCGGATTTATCATTTTCAGGCCAGCACGGGTGTGCTGCGCGTACATCGCCATGTTGATGTGCAAAGTGTAGAACCGCTCAATATTCTATGTGGTTCAGGCAGCCAGCTTACCTCCAGTAAAGAAATTCGCGTACAGCAGTTATCTTTGCGTTTAACGCCTAACAGCCACGCTCAGGGTGCGCGCAGTATTGAGTTAGTCATGAGTGCCGCTTATGTGAAGCGGCCCGATTTAGCGCAAACCTTACACAGGCGGGTACTGTTAAGAAATCAAGGTGGCGGGTAA
- a CDS encoding PilX N-terminal domain-containing pilus assembly protein: protein MTPQAGFTTLAISLLLLAILSSLALFMGQTLVSERRLTLNEIEYRLTHAAAEQGLAEAIAQLKVEPNIHSLSSSVTHDLGEVSYEVNIAPHGSLAGVRQLTATASMNSGARSRVSLALAERTVLNPQHAGPKSPLMLGGANTVVNGQLQIVAHQDNADMFSVWSAGNLTVHGELHTCSLADYDTQSRRCLVSLSQVDAIEERLEQDMRLADASFPAELLDYVFGYDASQWLHLARLATAVVQDCSHIQRAGFYIVSNGASCQLDQVVSSYAAPVILLVKDMAVTTNTPTQFHGLLVLYGTDSTARSLSLANGSELIGGLIMGAGNAELNGDFALRYDADLLCTVSACQPAAGVSPFRLFSVIAGSWHDD, encoded by the coding sequence ATGACGCCGCAAGCGGGATTTACCACCTTGGCCATCAGCCTGTTATTGCTGGCGATCTTAAGCTCATTAGCGCTATTTATGGGCCAAACGTTGGTGTCGGAGCGGCGATTGACACTCAATGAAATAGAGTATCGGTTAACCCATGCCGCCGCCGAGCAAGGTTTGGCGGAGGCCATAGCGCAGCTCAAGGTTGAGCCCAACATCCACAGCTTGTCGAGCAGTGTGACTCATGACTTAGGCGAGGTCAGTTATGAGGTTAACATAGCGCCCCATGGCTCTTTAGCCGGAGTACGACAATTAACGGCCACCGCGAGCATGAATAGTGGTGCGCGCAGTCGCGTCAGTCTAGCCTTGGCCGAGCGTACTGTATTGAACCCGCAGCACGCAGGGCCTAAGTCTCCACTCATGTTAGGTGGCGCTAATACCGTCGTTAATGGTCAATTGCAGATAGTGGCGCATCAAGATAATGCCGATATGTTCTCGGTATGGTCTGCCGGAAACTTAACTGTGCATGGCGAGCTGCACACCTGTTCTTTGGCCGATTATGACACTCAGTCTCGACGCTGCTTGGTGAGCTTGAGTCAAGTGGACGCGATAGAGGAGCGTCTTGAGCAGGATATGCGGCTGGCAGATGCGAGCTTTCCTGCTGAGCTATTAGATTATGTGTTTGGTTATGACGCCAGCCAATGGCTACACCTAGCGCGGCTAGCCACAGCTGTGGTGCAAGATTGCAGCCACATTCAGCGGGCAGGGTTTTATATAGTTAGCAATGGGGCGAGCTGTCAGTTAGATCAAGTGGTGAGCTCATACGCCGCTCCCGTGATCTTGCTGGTCAAAGACATGGCGGTAACGACTAATACGCCCACCCAGTTTCATGGCCTGCTGGTGTTATATGGCACAGATAGCACCGCTCGTTCGTTGAGCTTAGCCAATGGCAGTGAGCTTATCGGTGGTCTTATCATGGGGGCGGGCAACGCTGAACTGAATGGTGATTTTGCCCTGCGCTATGATGCGGACTTGCTGTGCACGGTGAGTGCTTGTCAGCCCGCTGCGGGCGTTAGCCCTTTTCGATTATTCAGTGTGATTGCCGGCAGTTGGCATGACGACTAA
- a CDS encoding type II secretion system protein — MRSARGFGLIEVMVALVLIAVMAAALLPLSQRYLSISRDGRQREVALRLAESKLDELRHFAQQNQPQLVVSGEGSQFIMHTEFSLDWAVHAFNWSSSQQAWQPAVTDAQFSGKQDASVTVAWHNTQGEPQTFTLQTALVALPTLTAGPFGSRP; from the coding sequence ATGAGGAGCGCGCGAGGCTTTGGCTTGATTGAGGTAATGGTGGCCTTAGTGCTTATCGCCGTGATGGCGGCGGCTCTTCTACCACTCAGTCAGCGTTATTTAAGCATCAGCCGAGACGGCAGGCAACGTGAAGTGGCACTGCGTTTAGCGGAGTCAAAGCTGGATGAGCTACGACACTTTGCTCAGCAAAATCAGCCGCAGCTAGTCGTGAGTGGCGAAGGTAGTCAATTTATTATGCACACCGAATTTAGCCTCGATTGGGCGGTGCATGCTTTTAACTGGAGCTCGTCGCAGCAAGCGTGGCAGCCGGCGGTTACCGATGCACAATTTAGCGGTAAGCAAGACGCATCAGTGACGGTAGCCTGGCATAATACTCAGGGTGAACCACAGACTTTTACCCTACAAACGGCTTTGGTCGCCTTACCCACTCTTACCGCTGGGCCCTTTGGCAGTCGGCCTTGA